Proteins encoded together in one Flavobacteriales bacterium window:
- a CDS encoding gliding motility-associated C-terminal domain-containing protein, with protein sequence MPSPLFRSIPALVCILTVCVANAQSHWSRTIASPSVEHVEDVVVSPNGDLFVTGEFSGLATIGGQTLLSAGSTDVFVARLSASGNPVWVKQAGGPGLDRGLRLALGTNGRLIVAGQFMATADFQGTVLSSQGGSVDLFVADLDAGTGQQQWVVQGGGLTGFDRPAGVSVAPNGDVVVVGEFRETFTFNGATLQSTVDPQTQLPGTDVFIAAMTATGVPLWTKQGVAPADDAATAVVHDAGGSAYVLGQFTDTIAFDQPYLNTWDDAMFLMKVDGNGQDQWFRRCGGAALNRGADLRWRSGDGLFVLGELQGVMSFEDGAPDQVSELAPEGYFILRADEQGQFIASAGSGSAHAVEPARSALIGDTIAVYGSFSCQFTDLAQPYGTGVFLAVGAPDLFIARHAVSDLTLLDAQQVGGAGEKRAGGIAAQPNGQLVFTGSFDHVLVIPSNASFDASLSTPNGLVVSPQPPGYCGDPHYGRYAGEASAGMLDGFITRGFVSGRSPYDIWERSGGGCDRSAGSLCVGTFDPLQQRMTDTCFTAHGQCGGFWLGIDTTFSVTVEDFDGSFDIGPVVQYQWSTGSSTDSTFVGTSGPVSLSVSFANGCFSMGETVVAEVLASPDTPVISDSKGFNSTALVTTTIELCTGDTVTITCDNYTGGPFSYWTDGDTVIEAQSIVTDTVGQWTFLVVQPNGCVAQNSVQVVIVPYDPLPALALDLVYDFPQDLDGNDSLVLCGLGLLDLGLDLTWTENGQPFAYDPTLNYTLSTLGFLQLVLLDTNDVSTGLFPPQQNGWFVLHTSVVVTNHPCADTLAFLFTDSIHLTFASPGPPALTLTAPPFLCPGQSAWLVAECPTCFDWLWIGQQFLAIDQDSAQVSQLGYYAVQVTAVDSNGCPSQAYADVFLDGPPLPEVLAVPEVLCPDSGVTLIGTVPGVYSWFGPNGMLPDTTLIAYATDPGLYYCDVMTDQGCAVQSPPVEVFPYAPPFLNLLPDSTLCGPADSVLLQVAADAVNSIVWAAPLSGTDPLQVVDQPGIYSVDVTSCGIVTTLQVEIGGAPPVAQLLTPGPYALCPGDSVLLAVVPLGGGAVWWPGGVIGDSIWVSQPGGWSAVVFDAGGCTALTDTVVVDAVAFAEPVSATDTIGCVGDLLQLLAAGSGQLTWYADDAGQQVIGTGPTLSFTVPPGGSVLYVGQEEGGCISDLVPVLVQAIAAPPAPVLDTPWVFCWGSEALLNATGSAGAGYTWTTPGGPASGPTITIDPVEEDAMGLYSCVLTANGCAGPAATGELVVLLGSIIDFQPLIGCSGTPEVVVLGPEFTDIVWSTGAVGDSLLVTVPGLYSVIATGADGCWASGTISVDFVPCDLIVPNVFSPNGDGVNDAVVLDAPWGGTLTFQVFNRWGQRVHIGSAAHVEWNGRSSFSGELVPEGTYFYTLDVDSYTGERRSQQGTLQLLR encoded by the coding sequence ATGCCGAGCCCGCTGTTCCGCTCGATCCCGGCCCTGGTGTGCATCCTCACCGTGTGTGTGGCGAATGCGCAGTCGCACTGGTCCCGAACCATCGCGTCGCCGAGCGTGGAGCACGTGGAGGATGTGGTGGTGTCCCCGAACGGTGACCTGTTCGTCACCGGTGAGTTCAGCGGCTTGGCGACGATCGGGGGCCAGACCCTGCTATCCGCCGGATCCACCGATGTCTTTGTCGCGCGGCTGAGCGCTTCGGGGAATCCGGTCTGGGTGAAGCAGGCAGGAGGCCCCGGCCTCGACCGCGGGCTTCGGCTCGCCTTGGGCACCAACGGCCGATTGATCGTCGCGGGCCAGTTCATGGCCACCGCCGACTTCCAGGGAACGGTGTTGAGCTCGCAAGGCGGTTCGGTGGACCTGTTCGTGGCGGACCTGGATGCGGGCACCGGTCAGCAGCAGTGGGTGGTGCAGGGCGGAGGGCTCACCGGCTTCGACCGGCCGGCGGGCGTGTCCGTGGCGCCGAACGGCGATGTGGTGGTGGTGGGCGAGTTCCGCGAGACCTTCACGTTCAACGGGGCCACGTTGCAGAGCACCGTCGATCCGCAGACCCAATTGCCCGGCACCGATGTGTTCATCGCGGCCATGACGGCCACGGGTGTACCGCTCTGGACCAAGCAGGGCGTGGCCCCCGCGGACGATGCGGCCACGGCCGTGGTGCACGATGCAGGCGGTTCCGCGTACGTGCTCGGCCAGTTCACCGACACCATCGCGTTCGATCAGCCCTACCTCAACACCTGGGACGATGCGATGTTCCTGATGAAGGTGGACGGCAACGGACAGGACCAGTGGTTCCGGCGGTGCGGAGGGGCGGCCTTGAACCGCGGTGCGGACCTACGGTGGCGGTCGGGGGATGGGCTCTTTGTGCTGGGAGAGCTGCAGGGGGTGATGAGCTTCGAGGACGGCGCGCCGGATCAGGTGAGCGAGCTCGCGCCCGAGGGGTACTTCATCCTGCGCGCCGATGAACAGGGCCAGTTCATCGCCTCGGCGGGCAGCGGTTCCGCCCATGCCGTGGAGCCAGCGCGATCGGCCTTGATCGGGGACACCATCGCCGTGTACGGCAGCTTCAGCTGCCAGTTCACCGACCTGGCGCAGCCCTACGGGACCGGTGTGTTCCTTGCGGTGGGCGCACCCGACCTGTTCATCGCCCGGCATGCGGTGAGCGACCTGACGCTCCTTGATGCTCAACAGGTGGGAGGGGCGGGGGAGAAGCGGGCGGGCGGCATCGCCGCACAGCCGAACGGCCAGCTCGTGTTCACCGGCTCGTTCGATCATGTGCTCGTGATCCCGTCGAACGCGTCGTTCGATGCATCTCTGAGCACGCCGAATGGTCTGGTCGTTTCCCCGCAGCCTCCCGGGTATTGCGGCGATCCGCACTACGGTCGTTATGCGGGCGAGGCCAGCGCCGGCATGCTGGATGGCTTCATCACCCGGGGTTTCGTCAGCGGCCGGTCGCCCTACGACATCTGGGAACGATCCGGCGGCGGCTGCGACCGCAGCGCCGGGTCCTTGTGCGTGGGGACCTTCGATCCGCTCCAGCAACGCATGACCGATACCTGCTTCACGGCGCACGGACAATGCGGCGGCTTCTGGCTGGGCATCGACACCACCTTCAGCGTGACCGTGGAGGACTTCGATGGTTCCTTCGACATCGGCCCGGTGGTGCAGTACCAATGGAGCACCGGCAGCAGCACGGACAGCACCTTCGTCGGCACGAGCGGCCCGGTGTCGCTATCGGTGAGCTTCGCCAATGGCTGCTTCTCGATGGGGGAGACCGTGGTGGCCGAGGTGCTGGCTTCGCCGGATACGCCCGTTATCAGCGACTCGAAGGGCTTCAACAGCACGGCACTGGTCACCACCACCATCGAGCTCTGCACGGGTGACACCGTGACGATCACCTGCGACAACTACACCGGCGGCCCCTTCTCGTACTGGACCGATGGCGACACGGTGATCGAGGCACAGTCCATCGTTACGGACACCGTCGGACAGTGGACCTTTCTCGTGGTGCAGCCGAACGGCTGTGTGGCGCAGAACAGCGTCCAGGTCGTCATCGTGCCGTACGACCCGCTGCCTGCCCTGGCGCTCGACCTGGTTTACGACTTCCCCCAGGACCTGGACGGCAACGACAGCCTGGTGCTCTGCGGGCTTGGGCTGCTCGACCTCGGCCTGGACCTCACGTGGACGGAGAACGGGCAGCCGTTCGCCTACGACCCGACGCTGAACTACACCCTGTCGACCCTCGGCTTCCTGCAGCTGGTGCTGTTGGACACCAACGACGTGAGCACAGGCCTCTTTCCGCCGCAGCAGAACGGTTGGTTCGTGTTGCACACCAGTGTGGTCGTCACGAACCATCCCTGTGCGGACACGCTGGCCTTCCTGTTCACCGACAGCATCCACCTTACGTTCGCCAGCCCTGGTCCGCCCGCGCTGACCCTGACGGCGCCGCCCTTCCTCTGCCCCGGCCAGTCGGCGTGGCTGGTGGCGGAGTGCCCCACCTGCTTCGATTGGCTGTGGATCGGCCAGCAGTTCCTGGCGATCGACCAGGACAGTGCGCAAGTGTCGCAGCTGGGTTACTACGCGGTGCAGGTGACGGCCGTGGACAGCAACGGATGCCCGAGCCAGGCGTACGCCGATGTGTTCCTGGACGGACCGCCGCTGCCGGAGGTGCTGGCGGTGCCGGAGGTGTTGTGCCCGGACAGCGGGGTCACGCTCATCGGCACGGTACCGGGCGTGTACAGCTGGTTCGGTCCGAACGGCATGCTGCCCGACACGACCCTGATCGCCTATGCCACCGACCCGGGTCTTTACTACTGCGACGTGATGACCGACCAGGGGTGCGCGGTGCAATCACCGCCGGTGGAGGTCTTCCCTTACGCACCGCCCTTCCTGAACCTGCTGCCCGACTCCACCTTGTGCGGTCCGGCGGACAGCGTGTTGCTCCAAGTGGCGGCCGACGCGGTGAACAGCATCGTGTGGGCCGCGCCGTTAAGCGGCACTGATCCGCTCCAGGTGGTCGATCAGCCTGGCATCTATAGTGTGGATGTGACCTCGTGCGGGATCGTCACCACCTTGCAAGTGGAGATCGGTGGCGCGCCCCCAGTAGCCCAATTGCTCACCCCTGGGCCCTATGCCCTCTGCCCTGGCGACAGTGTGCTGTTGGCCGTGGTGCCTCTTGGCGGTGGCGCGGTGTGGTGGCCAGGTGGCGTGATCGGCGACAGCATCTGGGTGAGCCAGCCGGGCGGCTGGTCGGCCGTGGTCTTCGACGCAGGCGGGTGCACGGCGCTTACTGATACCGTGGTGGTGGATGCTGTGGCGTTCGCTGAGCCTGTGAGCGCGACGGATACCATCGGTTGTGTGGGTGATCTGTTGCAGTTGCTCGCCGCAGGCTCCGGCCAACTGACATGGTATGCGGACGATGCCGGCCAACAGGTGATCGGGACCGGGCCGACGCTCAGCTTCACGGTGCCACCGGGCGGTTCGGTGCTGTATGTCGGCCAGGAGGAGGGCGGCTGCATTTCGGACCTGGTGCCGGTGCTGGTGCAGGCGATCGCGGCCCCGCCGGCGCCAGTGCTCGACACGCCGTGGGTGTTCTGTTGGGGAAGCGAAGCGCTGCTGAACGCGACAGGTTCCGCAGGGGCCGGTTACACGTGGACGACCCCGGGCGGTCCGGCGAGCGGGCCCACGATCACGATCGACCCGGTGGAAGAGGATGCGATGGGCCTGTACAGCTGCGTGCTCACGGCGAACGGATGTGCGGGCCCTGCGGCGACCGGCGAACTGGTGGTGCTCCTCGGCAGCATCATCGACTTCCAGCCGCTCATCGGCTGCTCCGGCACACCGGAGGTGGTGGTGCTGGGTCCGGAGTTCACGGACATTGTGTGGAGCACGGGTGCCGTGGGCGACAGCCTGCTGGTGACCGTGCCGGGGCTCTACTCCGTGATCGCCACGGGAGCGGACGGCTGCTGGGCGAGCGGCACCATCAGCGTGGACTTCGTGCCGTGCGACCTCATCGTGCCGAACGTCTTCAGCCCGAACGGCGACGGGGTCAACGATGCAGTGGTGCTGGACGCGCCGTGGGGTGGCACGCTCACGTTCCAGGTGTTCAACCGATGGGGGCAGCGCGTGCACATCGGCTCCGCCGCGCATGTCGAGTGGAACGGGCGCAGCAGCTTCAGCGGTGAGCTCGTTCCGGAAGGCACGTACTTCTACACGCTGGACGTGGACAGCTACACGGGGGAACGGCGCAGCCAGCAGGGGACGTTGCAGCTGTTGCGCTGA
- a CDS encoding gliding motility-associated C-terminal domain-containing protein has protein sequence MSVAMTAQPHWAWSLGGTGNDHVADILSDAAGHLYITGEFSGVIVFDGQGFMAGGGTDLFVAKLDPNGGLIWWRQGGGPGIDRGVKLALSAAGELAVVGEFMGQADVLGTPVQSAGGTPDMFIAELDGATGATNWVRHGGGADGADRPYGVGYAPSGQVTLAGEFKGTATWDGVSLVSTLEPLTMVHSMDIVVASYSGQGNLLWLQQGAAEFTDRAIDLATDAAGAIYVCGQFSDTIAFDQVHENAMYNASFLLKLDPAGNEVWFRRFGGAVYNHVRDMQMAGDGHLLIAGDLRGTMIFLDSVPDMVASVTDHAYYLLEVDTAGQYVRHARSGSDELISARSVVERNDTIAVLGHFECSWTEKAAVHGAGRFLAVGDEDLFIERFTLDSLAPIDAQQFGGSQEKLAGQMTLQPDGALVFSGSFERGLVFPADDSPFPTTAPPIGEGRDLDGNSIQACQDSLMGSYVGLVSVGLKDGFIAKGFVEGRSPYDAWIRNDTVCAFPLLDACIWSNYDCQDSIRVCGTAHLSTRIPVRTTWPGLLTLGPEVDILWPDGGTRPDTVVNTSGWYWVQVSWRNGCIVWTDSIHVIVDPVPPKPLISDDVVVNTAAYHPLDLVLCSPDTALIWVANPVPWADYVWTNTADSSITLGTSVQADTTGWYVVVATTVEGCSSVNHLHVQLWPSDSLPALDATITIDYGADTLWLCPQEQGNLGWTIAWSVNGVPFTPPDWMDLAVRVNGGPWGSNYSFTMGSEQFTPTGNGVHTHVIEWRLTNGPCVPDTLYFSAGDSVVVVIHPAVPLSFAVSGPGIACEGDTVLWTMQCVGCSSVTASWGVSLQGDSAWVSVAGLHVFQATAVDTTTGCSANQTVYKFLVNPGIPELQVLPPDGVICPGDSALISTPVPGTDHIWYGPMGPQPNGLPFVYTSVPGEYYMTMIDTLGCFLASDPVLITGYATPFLNVTPDGVLCASDPNDEVTLQVVTTGYNSLIWDAPLSGNNLVQVVDQPGTYGCSVSACGISTVLSVDVVAGVPEAIVLAPDTVPLCPGTPVVLEAAPGQALYIWEPGTVYGAQLTVTAPGAYVLTVIDASGCTATSDTVWVIEHMFTPATATGDTVCAGSDAVLTVTGSGTFLWYADPGLDSLLGSGPQLVLPALTTTTTVLVQPLDTVCGGVAPIPVTAVVLPVPGGAIDAPVAVCLGQPVLFTFGPTDDGSVLWVTPGGAFQGDSLSIPSVQLSDAGIYSATWMNTCGVAVDTVLLTVLGPASFSLGPDTAICPGEVVEYTLPVWAVDGLWNGQVQGSSFITGAEGAVIASALDMQGCAVADTVIVDLLWPDIPLVVDDVEVCAGAAVVLTAQGSGYLNWFSDGVLLGVGPLLDLGVPVDSLLITVDQVQYGCTTTVQVQVSVTPMPMQASLVGPTTACLGEPFTLELVGGPGITGTWTGPQGSSWSGPVWSVPAASSADSGVYEVLPAIGPCVGDTLMWTLAVVEAQPMDLGPDTTICLGLFVTLTAPPWAASPIWSTGSTATAIIVGAAGVYSLEALDANGCTVWDDMEVFTIECEGEPPTVFSPNGDGINDHWHLIGVGGQQVEVRILDRFGAVVHEGVLGRMGWDGTHFRTGTPVPDGTYFYIVEQRRESGEPIARTGHITLLR, from the coding sequence ATGTCCGTCGCGATGACGGCGCAGCCTCATTGGGCCTGGAGCCTGGGAGGAACGGGGAACGATCATGTGGCGGACATCCTGAGCGATGCCGCGGGTCATCTATACATCACCGGGGAGTTCAGCGGGGTCATCGTGTTCGATGGCCAGGGTTTCATGGCCGGGGGAGGCACGGACCTGTTCGTGGCGAAGCTCGATCCCAACGGCGGGCTGATCTGGTGGCGGCAGGGGGGCGGGCCCGGCATTGATCGAGGGGTGAAGCTTGCGCTCAGCGCGGCGGGCGAGCTTGCGGTCGTGGGGGAGTTCATGGGTCAGGCGGACGTGCTGGGCACCCCCGTACAGAGCGCAGGAGGCACCCCGGACATGTTCATCGCTGAGCTCGACGGAGCCACCGGGGCGACCAACTGGGTGCGGCATGGCGGTGGCGCGGACGGGGCCGACCGACCCTATGGGGTGGGCTATGCACCGTCCGGCCAGGTGACGCTGGCCGGCGAGTTCAAGGGCACGGCCACATGGGACGGTGTTTCCCTGGTGAGCACCCTGGAGCCGCTGACCATGGTGCACAGCATGGACATCGTGGTGGCCTCCTATTCGGGGCAGGGCAACCTGCTCTGGCTCCAGCAAGGTGCCGCCGAGTTCACGGACCGGGCGATCGACCTGGCCACGGATGCGGCGGGAGCGATCTATGTGTGCGGACAGTTCAGCGACACCATCGCCTTCGACCAGGTGCATGAAAACGCCATGTACAACGCGTCGTTCCTGCTGAAGCTCGATCCCGCCGGGAACGAGGTGTGGTTCCGTCGGTTCGGTGGCGCGGTGTACAACCATGTGCGCGACATGCAGATGGCCGGTGATGGGCACCTGTTGATCGCCGGTGACCTTCGGGGAACGATGATCTTCCTGGACAGCGTGCCCGATATGGTGGCGTCCGTCACGGACCACGCGTACTACCTCCTCGAGGTGGATACCGCGGGGCAGTACGTGCGTCATGCACGCAGCGGTTCCGATGAGCTCATCAGTGCGCGCAGTGTGGTGGAACGCAACGACACGATCGCGGTGCTCGGGCATTTCGAGTGCAGCTGGACGGAGAAGGCCGCCGTGCATGGTGCCGGGCGTTTCCTGGCGGTGGGTGATGAGGATCTGTTCATCGAACGCTTCACCCTGGACAGCCTCGCCCCGATCGATGCGCAACAGTTCGGTGGGTCCCAGGAGAAACTGGCCGGCCAGATGACCCTGCAGCCCGATGGGGCACTGGTGTTCAGCGGTTCGTTCGAGCGCGGGCTGGTCTTCCCTGCGGACGACTCACCGTTCCCCACCACGGCGCCGCCGATCGGAGAGGGCCGGGATCTGGACGGCAATTCCATTCAGGCCTGCCAGGACAGCTTGATGGGGTCCTATGTCGGCCTGGTCAGTGTTGGACTGAAGGACGGCTTCATCGCCAAAGGCTTCGTGGAGGGCCGTTCGCCGTACGATGCCTGGATAAGGAACGACACGGTGTGCGCGTTCCCGCTGCTGGACGCGTGCATCTGGTCCAACTACGACTGTCAGGACTCCATCCGGGTCTGTGGTACGGCGCACCTGTCGACCCGCATACCGGTGCGGACCACCTGGCCTGGCCTGCTCACCTTGGGCCCTGAGGTCGATATCCTGTGGCCCGATGGAGGCACTCGACCGGATACGGTGGTCAACACCAGTGGCTGGTATTGGGTGCAGGTCAGTTGGCGCAATGGGTGCATCGTGTGGACGGACAGCATCCACGTCATCGTCGATCCCGTTCCGCCCAAGCCGTTGATCTCCGATGATGTCGTGGTGAACACGGCCGCCTACCATCCACTGGACCTTGTTCTGTGCTCACCTGATACGGCCCTGATCTGGGTCGCGAACCCGGTGCCATGGGCGGACTATGTCTGGACGAACACGGCCGATTCGAGCATCACCCTCGGCACCTCGGTGCAGGCCGACACGACCGGGTGGTATGTGGTCGTGGCCACCACCGTGGAGGGCTGCAGCAGCGTGAACCACCTCCACGTGCAGCTCTGGCCGAGCGACAGTCTGCCCGCCCTCGATGCCACGATCACCATCGACTATGGCGCGGACACGTTGTGGCTCTGTCCGCAGGAGCAAGGCAACCTGGGATGGACCATCGCCTGGTCGGTGAACGGTGTACCGTTCACCCCACCGGACTGGATGGACCTGGCTGTGCGGGTGAATGGAGGTCCATGGGGCTCCAATTACTCGTTCACGATGGGATCGGAACAGTTCACCCCCACCGGCAACGGCGTCCACACGCACGTGATCGAGTGGCGGCTCACCAACGGCCCTTGTGTGCCGGATACCTTGTACTTCAGCGCGGGCGACTCGGTGGTCGTCGTCATCCACCCTGCGGTACCGCTGAGCTTCGCCGTCTCGGGCCCCGGGATCGCTTGTGAAGGCGACACGGTCCTGTGGACGATGCAGTGCGTGGGGTGCAGCTCGGTGACCGCTTCCTGGGGGGTGAGCCTTCAAGGCGATTCCGCGTGGGTATCGGTGGCCGGGCTCCACGTCTTCCAAGCCACAGCGGTGGATACGACCACCGGGTGCTCGGCGAACCAAACGGTCTACAAGTTCCTGGTCAACCCCGGGATACCCGAGCTCCAGGTCCTGCCTCCGGATGGCGTGATCTGCCCTGGCGATTCCGCGCTCATCAGCACCCCGGTGCCCGGCACGGATCACATCTGGTACGGTCCGATGGGTCCACAGCCCAACGGACTGCCCTTCGTGTACACGAGCGTGCCTGGTGAGTACTACATGACCATGATCGACACGCTGGGCTGCTTCCTGGCGTCCGACCCTGTGCTGATCACCGGCTACGCCACCCCCTTCCTCAACGTCACCCCTGACGGCGTCCTCTGCGCGAGCGATCCGAACGATGAGGTCACCTTGCAGGTGGTGACCACCGGCTACAACTCGTTGATCTGGGACGCTCCGCTCTCCGGGAACAACCTGGTGCAGGTGGTCGATCAGCCCGGTACCTATGGGTGCTCGGTGTCCGCCTGTGGCATCAGCACCGTGCTGAGCGTGGATGTCGTCGCCGGGGTCCCCGAGGCCATCGTGCTCGCACCGGACACCGTGCCGTTGTGCCCCGGCACGCCCGTGGTGTTGGAGGCCGCGCCGGGGCAGGCCCTCTATATCTGGGAGCCAGGCACGGTCTACGGCGCGCAATTGACCGTCACGGCACCAGGGGCCTATGTGTTGACCGTCATTGATGCCAGCGGCTGCACAGCGACCTCGGACACGGTGTGGGTGATCGAGCACATGTTCACGCCGGCGACGGCGACCGGCGATACCGTGTGCGCCGGCTCGGATGCCGTCCTGACCGTGACCGGCTCCGGCACCTTCCTGTGGTACGCCGACCCGGGGCTCGATTCGTTGCTGGGTTCCGGTCCGCAGCTGGTGTTGCCGGCACTGACCACGACCACGACCGTTCTCGTGCAACCACTGGACACCGTGTGCGGGGGCGTGGCCCCGATCCCGGTGACGGCTGTGGTGCTGCCCGTGCCGGGAGGTGCCATCGATGCCCCCGTAGCGGTCTGCCTGGGGCAACCGGTCCTGTTCACGTTCGGCCCCACGGATGACGGAAGCGTGCTGTGGGTCACACCCGGCGGTGCGTTCCAAGGCGACAGCCTGTCCATTCCGTCCGTTCAGTTGTCCGATGCCGGGATCTACAGCGCTACCTGGATGAACACCTGCGGTGTCGCGGTGGACACGGTGCTGCTGACGGTGCTCGGCCCCGCCTCGTTCTCGTTGGGTCCGGATACGGCGATCTGTCCGGGTGAGGTGGTGGAGTACACGTTGCCCGTGTGGGCTGTGGATGGCCTGTGGAACGGACAGGTCCAAGGCTCTTCCTTCATCACCGGCGCTGAAGGTGCGGTGATCGCATCGGCTTTGGATATGCAAGGCTGTGCCGTGGCTGATACGGTCATCGTGGATCTGCTGTGGCCGGACATCCCCTTGGTGGTGGACGACGTGGAGGTCTGCGCCGGAGCTGCCGTGGTGTTGACGGCCCAGGGCAGCGGGTACCTGAATTGGTTCTCCGATGGGGTGCTCCTTGGAGTCGGACCGCTCCTGGACCTTGGCGTGCCCGTGGATTCCCTCTTGATCACGGTGGATCAGGTGCAGTATGGTTGCACCACCACCGTGCAGGTCCAAGTGTCCGTCACACCGATGCCGATGCAGGCGAGCCTTGTGGGCCCGACGACCGCGTGTCTGGGTGAACCGTTCACCTTGGAGCTGGTGGGTGGTCCGGGGATCACCGGTACATGGACCGGCCCTCAAGGGAGCAGTTGGTCAGGGCCGGTCTGGTCCGTGCCGGCCGCTTCATCGGCGGACAGTGGTGTGTACGAGGTACTGCCGGCCATCGGCCCCTGCGTCGGGGACACGTTGATGTGGACCCTGGCCGTGGTCGAAGCCCAACCGATGGACCTTGGACCCGACACGACGATCTGCCTGGGGTTGTTCGTGACGCTCACCGCACCGCCGTGGGCCGCATCGCCGATCTGGAGCACAGGAAGCACCGCGACCGCGATCATCGTCGGTGCCGCAGGGGTGTACAGCCTGGAAGCGTTGGACGCCAATGGCTGTACGGTATGGGACGACATGGAGGTGTTCACGATCGAATGCGAAGGGGAGCCCCCCACGGTGTTCAGTCCCAACGGTGATGGCATCAACGACCATTGGCACCTCATCGGTGTGGGCGGGCAGCAGGTGGAGGTGCGTATCCTGGACCGGTTCGGAGCGGTGGTGCATGAGGGCGTCCTCGGGCGCATGGGTTGGGATGGGACGCACTTCCGCACGGGAACCCCGGTACCGGACGGTACCTACTTCTACATCGTGGAGCAGCGAAGGGAGAGCGGTGAGCCGATCGCCAGGACGGGGCACATCACGCTGCTGCGGTGA
- a CDS encoding RNA polymerase sigma-70 factor, whose translation MLPAEVVPVAAGDRAAFEALFRLHYGPLCAFARGYVKDADQAEDLVQDLFFRLWLDREKLHITTSVKAYLYASVRNRCLSAVKTGARVRALNEDRDDRGQQEERTEDEHAERIARVQAAIEALPEERRRVFKLSRYEGLKYQEIAERLGISVKTVENQMGSALKTLRAELADLVPLLPWLFWLGEGSG comes from the coding sequence ATGCTCCCCGCGGAAGTCGTACCGGTCGCCGCCGGTGACCGCGCCGCCTTCGAGGCGCTCTTCCGCCTGCACTATGGGCCGCTGTGCGCCTTCGCTCGGGGCTATGTGAAGGACGCGGACCAGGCCGAGGACCTGGTGCAGGACCTGTTCTTCCGCCTCTGGCTGGACCGGGAGAAGCTCCACATCACCACCAGTGTGAAGGCCTATCTCTACGCCTCGGTGCGTAACCGGTGCCTCAGTGCCGTGAAGACGGGCGCCCGGGTGCGGGCCCTGAACGAGGACCGCGACGACCGAGGTCAGCAGGAGGAACGGACGGAGGATGAGCATGCCGAGCGGATCGCCCGTGTGCAGGCCGCCATCGAGGCGCTGCCCGAGGAACGCCGCAGGGTGTTCAAGCTGAGCCGCTATGAGGGATTGAAGTATCAGGAGATCGCGGAGCGACTGGGCATCTCGGTGAAGACGGTGGAGAACCAGATGGGCAGCGCCCTGAAGACCCTGCGGGCGGAACTGGCCGACCTCGTCCCGCTGCTGCCCTGGTTGTTCTGGCTGGGCGAAGGATCCGGATAG
- a CDS encoding FecR domain-containing protein has translation MTPDPSIDSDLLARYLMGEADDAQRRAVEDWCAAAPENARELERMRVVWDLGGEATTMDGPDVDLAWQRLEARISAAEGRGRVRGIAGGRLWRWMAAAAVLTGLVFAVRWFARPTPIEHLARVEVVQVLLADSSRCVLAPGSRMRERMGERREVQLQGSAYFEVRRDEQRPFIVEAGDLDVTVLGTAFEVSAHDTAMLITVRVRSGRVRVEADGASLVLGAHEHAVYHRGGHVLERRPAPPAESWGVRVLHFENASLDQVAAHLERSHGVRIMLMNDRVAACRLTAEFDDEPIDSILEVIAGTFGLDVERAADGTYLVQGDGC, from the coding sequence ATGACCCCGGACCCGTCCATCGATAGCGACCTGCTGGCCCGCTACCTCATGGGCGAGGCGGACGACGCCCAGCGGCGTGCGGTGGAGGACTGGTGCGCCGCAGCGCCGGAGAACGCCCGCGAACTGGAGCGCATGCGCGTGGTGTGGGACCTGGGTGGTGAGGCCACCACCATGGACGGACCGGATGTGGACCTCGCCTGGCAGCGCCTGGAGGCGCGCATCTCCGCAGCGGAAGGCCGCGGCAGGGTGCGCGGGATCGCCGGCGGTCGCCTCTGGCGCTGGATGGCCGCAGCAGCGGTGCTGACGGGGCTCGTCTTCGCCGTGCGCTGGTTCGCGCGCCCGACGCCGATCGAGCACCTCGCCAGGGTCGAGGTCGTCCAGGTGCTGCTGGCCGATTCGAGCCGCTGCGTGCTGGCTCCCGGCTCCCGGATGCGGGAACGCATGGGCGAGCGGCGTGAAGTGCAGCTTCAGGGCAGCGCCTACTTCGAGGTCCGTCGCGATGAGCAGCGCCCCTTCATCGTGGAGGCCGGTGATCTGGACGTGACGGTGTTGGGCACGGCGTTCGAGGTCAGCGCGCACGATACGGCCATGCTCATCACGGTGCGCGTGCGCAGTGGCCGGGTGCGTGTGGAGGCGGATGGAGCATCGTTGGTGCTAGGCGCACACGAACATGCGGTGTACCACCGCGGCGGTCATGTGCTGGAGCGGAGGCCTGCGCCTCCGGCGGAGTCATGGGGCGTGCGGGTGCTTCACTTCGAGAACGCCTCGCTCGATCAGGTGGCCGCCCATCTCGAACGGTCGCACGGGGTGCGGATCATGCTGATGAACGATCGCGTCGCTGCGTGCCGTCTCACCGCCGAGTTCGACGACGAGCCGATCGACAGCATCCTGGAGGTGATCGCAGGCACCTTCGGGCTGGACGTGGAGCGAGCGGCCGATGGCACTTACCTCGTGCAGGGTGATGGGTGCTGA